In the Terriglobales bacterium genome, one interval contains:
- a CDS encoding DUF6632 domain-containing protein: MNRMRALKVVLIVVGLLFTAGIYPLVGSIRDTWQTNKESAEPMFISLYVALGIFLLLAARNPWANRSLIAYAGWANLAHAAVMAVMAIHITSERKGLLIAATVFSAIGVALLALAPAKQPGERASAVGA, encoded by the coding sequence ATGAATCGCATGCGGGCGCTGAAGGTCGTATTGATAGTAGTGGGATTGCTCTTTACGGCTGGCATTTATCCCTTGGTGGGATCTATACGGGATACCTGGCAAACGAACAAGGAATCTGCCGAGCCGATGTTTATAAGCCTGTATGTGGCGCTGGGGATTTTCTTGCTGCTGGCGGCGCGTAATCCTTGGGCGAATCGCAGCCTGATCGCTTATGCAGGGTGGGCGAACCTTGCTCACGCCGCGGTAATGGCGGTAATGGCGATCCACATTACGAGTGAACGCAAAGGTTTGCTGATCGCCGCGACTGTGTTTAGTGCGATCGGTGTGGCCCTGCTCGCGCTGGCGCCGGCAAAGCAGCCAGGAGAGCGAGCATCGGCAGTCGGCGCCTAG
- a CDS encoding response regulator, translating into MKPKRTILCVDDNEQSLSIRKVMLETRGYRVIACNNAQDALEAFRKGSVDLVLTDLIMPGVDGTRLIDEIKAISPTTPAVLFSGKIKIYDRDTRADVFLPKGMYAPAELLERIRLLLVRKRGPKRNVQPPAKLAG; encoded by the coding sequence ATGAAACCCAAACGAACCATTCTTTGCGTTGACGATAACGAACAATCACTTTCCATCCGCAAGGTCATGCTGGAAACTCGCGGATATCGCGTGATCGCCTGCAACAACGCGCAAGATGCGCTGGAGGCATTCCGCAAAGGCAGCGTGGACCTAGTGCTAACCGACCTGATCATGCCGGGGGTGGACGGCACCCGCCTGATTGACGAGATCAAGGCCATCTCTCCTACTACTCCAGCAGTGCTCTTCTCGGGGAAAATCAAGATTTACGATCGCGACACCCGCGCCGACGTCTTTCTGCCCAAGGGCATGTATGCCCCCGCCGAATTGCTGGAGCGGATTCGGCTGCTGCTGGTGCGCAAACGCGGTCCCAAGCGCAACGTGCAGCCACCTGCCAAGCTCGCGGGCTGA
- a CDS encoding phage holin family protein, whose translation MLRLAINWILSALALLIVARVIPGFEVSGFRTALIAALVIGLVNATLGLFLKIITFPLTILTLGVFWFVINALMLELVSGHLRGFEVHGFWPAFFGAIVLSLVNMILRWLVRPPVEREL comes from the coding sequence ATGCTCCGGCTGGCGATCAATTGGATCCTGAGCGCGCTGGCGCTGCTGATTGTCGCGCGCGTGATTCCAGGCTTCGAGGTCAGCGGATTTCGCACCGCGCTGATAGCCGCCCTCGTCATCGGACTGGTGAACGCTACGCTGGGGCTTTTCCTCAAGATCATCACCTTCCCGCTCACAATTCTGACGCTCGGCGTTTTCTGGTTTGTGATCAATGCCTTGATGCTGGAGTTGGTCTCGGGCCATCTGCGCGGCTTTGAGGTACATGGATTCTGGCCCGCGTTTTTCGGGGCGATCGTGCTTTCTCTGGTCAATATGATTTTGCGGTGGCTGGTGCGCCCACCAGTGGAACGCGAACTCTAG
- a CDS encoding thiamine phosphate synthase has product MLLCYITDRTGFPGPDAEQRARLLDRIAAAAACGVDMIQLREKDVSARDLVSLAREALETIRAASSSTRTRLLINSRTDVALAVGAHGVHLRSDDISASEARVVFCKAGQNRPLIGVSCHSVSEVRLAESHGAEFALFGPIFGKVAADKREAKSAVKGVGVAPLRAACGKIPAPGLEAPVPAGRMPVLAVGGITLANAKRCLEAGAAGIAAIRLFQQNDISTVVEKLRAFGSSN; this is encoded by the coding sequence TTGCTCCTCTGTTACATTACCGATCGTACCGGCTTTCCCGGTCCTGACGCGGAGCAGCGCGCCAGGCTGTTGGATAGAATTGCGGCCGCGGCGGCTTGCGGAGTGGACATGATTCAGCTTCGCGAAAAAGACGTTTCTGCGCGCGATCTTGTGTCCCTCGCGCGTGAGGCGCTGGAGACAATTCGCGCAGCCTCCTCGTCCACCCGCACCCGGCTGCTGATCAACTCGCGGACGGACGTGGCCCTTGCGGTCGGCGCCCATGGGGTCCATCTGCGTTCCGACGATATCTCCGCCAGCGAGGCGCGAGTTGTGTTTTGCAAAGCAGGACAGAATCGGCCGCTGATCGGAGTTTCCTGCCACTCGGTCTCCGAGGTTCGTCTGGCTGAATCGCACGGCGCCGAGTTCGCGCTCTTCGGCCCGATCTTTGGCAAAGTGGCCGCCGACAAAAGAGAAGCGAAGTCTGCTGTAAAGGGTGTAGGCGTCGCGCCGCTGCGCGCGGCATGTGGCAAAATTCCCGCGCCTGGACTCGAAGCACCCGTGCCCGCAGGCCGCATGCCTGTGCTCGCGGTCGGGGGCATCACTCTGGCCAATGCTAAACGTTGTCTGGAAGCAGGAGCAGCCGGGATCGCCGCCATTCGATTATTCCAACAAAACGATATTTCGACCGTCGTGGAGAAACTCCGTGCATTTGGCAGCAGCAACTGA
- a CDS encoding polyprenol monophosphomannose synthase, with amino-acid sequence MKDVRQLAVGPLDETPIPPGPVPQLAVVIPTLHEAKNIKAVLERIRGSLDPLDINYELIVIDDDSRDGTESIVKHVAQQDTRVRLLLRQNQRGLAGAIAHGWRHSQAEVLGVIDADLQHPPEVLPELWKTMQAGHDLVIASRYAAPGGMREWNLIRRLLSKISTRLAWPFQRPGIRVKDPLSGFFLVRRSSLDGISLQPEGFKILLEILVKGRIRSVAEVPFVFGLRQAGSSKADLSTGWHYLRLLERLWREP; translated from the coding sequence ATGAAGGACGTTCGACAACTTGCTGTTGGTCCATTAGATGAGACGCCGATTCCCCCTGGTCCAGTGCCCCAGCTGGCCGTCGTGATACCTACGCTTCACGAGGCAAAAAACATCAAGGCTGTGCTCGAGCGCATTCGCGGCAGCCTGGACCCTTTGGATATCAACTATGAACTTATTGTAATTGATGATGATAGTCGCGACGGAACAGAATCCATCGTCAAGCACGTCGCCCAGCAAGATACTCGGGTCAGGCTTTTACTGCGGCAGAACCAGCGCGGGTTGGCGGGAGCCATCGCTCATGGCTGGCGGCACAGCCAGGCTGAGGTCCTGGGAGTGATAGACGCCGATCTGCAACATCCGCCGGAGGTTTTGCCTGAACTTTGGAAAACAATGCAAGCTGGCCACGACCTGGTAATTGCCAGTCGCTATGCAGCTCCCGGAGGAATGCGCGAATGGAATCTCATTCGTCGGCTGCTCTCTAAAATCAGCACGCGTTTGGCTTGGCCCTTTCAGCGGCCTGGAATCCGTGTGAAGGATCCGCTTTCCGGCTTCTTCCTGGTCCGCCGTTCCTCCCTCGATGGCATTTCACTTCAGCCTGAGGGCTTCAAGATCTTGCTGGAGATACTGGTCAAAGGACGCATCCGCTCCGTCGCCGAGGTGCCCTTTGTGTTCGGCCTGCGGCAGGCCGGAAGCAGCAAAGCCGACCTCAGCACGGGCTGGCATTATTTGAGGTTGCTGGAACGTCTCTGGCGCGAGCCCTAG
- a CDS encoding ABC transporter permease yields the protein MSDQVSTPMVETRVAENNATSVHSLPVSQAADTHASNQRVGVAPIARRVVRNPPELCLGEVFSFAYETFTSNKVRFALTALGMMIGTASLILVVTIGLTGKQYILKLIQGIGSNLVYAEYEGGSTHVNKAALDPMTINDMNAVQQQVPGITAASPVVNLTDRIVLPGGKERDILVLGVEPQYQTIRNVDVISGRFFDHEDEQARNKVAVLQQKLATKLYGSPDAAIGQNLKLSNLPFTVIGTFKERVETFGMSEVTEDTILIPYTVSRYFTEGAIVKQIYFTVSDAADVPRVTQEAHRIIQSRHRPESVYAVNNLTQLLDVATKTANALTLVLLLIAMVVLLVSGIGIMNIMLATVSARIREIGIRKAVGATKREIKYQFLAEAILISLIGGIVGIAIGLALPFSVRFLTSYRLPVSGLSAVIAIVVSTMVGVLFGTVPATRAAQLDPVESLRYE from the coding sequence ATGTCAGATCAAGTGAGCACGCCGATGGTGGAGACGAGAGTCGCGGAGAACAATGCGACGAGCGTTCACTCGCTGCCGGTGTCTCAGGCTGCGGACACTCACGCGTCCAATCAGAGGGTCGGCGTTGCACCGATTGCGAGACGAGTGGTACGCAATCCTCCTGAACTATGCCTGGGCGAGGTATTCAGCTTCGCCTACGAAACTTTTACCAGCAATAAGGTGCGGTTTGCGCTGACCGCTTTGGGAATGATGATCGGGACGGCCTCACTGATCCTGGTAGTTACCATCGGACTCACGGGGAAACAATACATTCTGAAGTTGATCCAAGGAATCGGGTCGAACCTGGTTTATGCGGAGTATGAGGGGGGCAGCACCCATGTCAACAAAGCGGCGCTCGACCCCATGACTATCAATGATATGAATGCGGTGCAACAGCAGGTGCCGGGCATTACCGCTGCGTCACCGGTGGTCAACCTTACCGATCGCATCGTCCTCCCCGGTGGCAAAGAGCGTGACATTCTGGTCCTAGGAGTGGAGCCTCAGTACCAGACAATTCGAAACGTTGACGTGATTTCCGGCCGTTTCTTTGACCATGAAGACGAACAGGCCCGCAACAAGGTGGCGGTGCTCCAGCAAAAATTGGCGACCAAGCTTTATGGGTCACCGGATGCAGCCATCGGACAGAATTTGAAGCTAAGTAACCTTCCATTTACCGTAATTGGGACCTTCAAAGAGCGGGTTGAAACCTTCGGAATGTCCGAGGTCACCGAGGACACGATTCTCATTCCTTACACCGTGAGCCGATACTTCACCGAAGGAGCAATCGTCAAGCAGATTTACTTCACAGTATCCGACGCAGCCGATGTACCGCGGGTGACGCAGGAGGCGCACCGGATTATTCAATCCCGCCACCGTCCAGAGTCGGTGTATGCCGTCAATAACCTGACACAACTGCTGGACGTGGCCACCAAGACGGCAAATGCGTTGACATTGGTGCTGCTTCTGATCGCCATGGTCGTCCTGCTGGTGAGTGGCATTGGGATCATGAACATTATGTTGGCCACGGTGAGTGCTCGAATCCGCGAAATCGGGATTCGCAAAGCGGTGGGCGCGACGAAACGGGAAATCAAGTATCAGTTTCTGGCTGAGGCCATCCTTATTTCTCTCATCGGCGGCATTGTTGGAATCGCCATTGGTCTGGCCTTGCCATTTTCGGTGCGCTTTTTGACTAGTTACCGGCTGCCGGTCTCGGGATTGTCGGCGGTAATTGCCATCGTGGTATCTACCATGGTGGGGGTGCTGTTTGGCACCGTCCCGGCGACCCGCGCCGCGCAACTGGATCCGGTGGAGAGCCTGCGGTACGAGTAG
- a CDS encoding Trm112 family protein, whose amino-acid sequence MIPQDLLDILVCPACKKPLVLKDEGQSLKCAQCHRVYPIRDGIPILLIDEAVVEKS is encoded by the coding sequence ATGATTCCGCAGGATTTGCTCGACATTCTGGTCTGTCCCGCCTGCAAGAAACCCCTTGTCTTAAAAGACGAGGGTCAAAGCTTGAAGTGCGCGCAGTGCCATCGTGTGTACCCGATTCGTGATGGCATCCCTATCCTTTTGATTGACGAAGCCGTGGTCGAGAAATCGTAA
- a CDS encoding bifunctional 5,10-methylenetetrahydrofolate dehydrogenase/5,10-methenyltetrahydrofolate cyclohydrolase — protein sequence MATILDGNKIAAEIRAEVGEEARLLTAAGMRPGLAVVLVGNNPASEVYVRGKVKASEELGIYSEKHTPPESVSTRELLELVHSLNRRDEIDGILVQLPLPKQVDSKAVLLAVDPAKDVDGFHPMNVGFLSTQRPGLVPCTPAGIVEILERSQIPVAGQEAVVVGRSDIVGKPTAMLLINRNATVTVCHSKTRDLPEVCRRADILVAAIGRAGMITRDFVKSGATIIDVGMNKITDKAEFERFFRGNEKREQAFARNGSVLMGDVHPEVAEVAGALTPVPGGVGPLTIAMLMSNTVKAAKMRRGSRLREAALSLERG from the coding sequence ATGGCCACCATTCTGGATGGCAACAAAATCGCGGCTGAGATAAGAGCAGAGGTCGGGGAAGAGGCGCGTCTTCTGACGGCAGCCGGAATGCGCCCGGGACTGGCGGTGGTCCTGGTGGGGAACAATCCCGCGTCTGAGGTTTACGTCCGCGGCAAAGTAAAGGCTTCAGAAGAGTTAGGAATCTACAGCGAGAAACATACCCCGCCGGAATCGGTGAGTACGAGGGAGCTTCTGGAGCTGGTCCACAGCCTGAACCGGCGCGACGAAATTGATGGCATCCTGGTTCAGTTGCCGCTTCCAAAGCAGGTGGATTCTAAAGCCGTGCTGCTGGCCGTGGATCCAGCGAAGGACGTGGACGGGTTTCATCCCATGAACGTTGGGTTCCTCTCTACGCAACGCCCGGGACTGGTTCCGTGCACACCCGCCGGGATTGTGGAGATTCTAGAGCGGAGCCAAATCCCGGTTGCTGGGCAAGAAGCAGTGGTCGTAGGCCGCAGCGACATCGTGGGCAAGCCAACGGCAATGCTTTTAATCAATCGCAATGCCACCGTGACCGTCTGCCACTCGAAGACCCGTGACCTGCCGGAAGTATGCCGCCGGGCCGATATCCTGGTGGCGGCGATCGGTCGCGCGGGAATGATCACCCGCGATTTCGTCAAATCAGGCGCCACCATCATTGACGTAGGCATGAACAAGATTACCGACAAGGCTGAGTTCGAGCGCTTTTTCCGTGGCAATGAAAAGCGGGAGCAGGCGTTTGCCAGGAATGGGTCAGTGCTGATGGGCGACGTACACCCAGAGGTGGCAGAAGTGGCGGGAGCCTTGACCCCGGTACCGGGGGGCGTGGGGCCGCTGACTATCGCCATGCTGATGTCGAATACCGTGAAAGCGGCGAAGATGCGCCGCGGCAGTCGCTTGCGGGAAGCGGCACTCTCGCTGGAGCGCGGGTGA
- the coaE gene encoding dephospho-CoA kinase (Dephospho-CoA kinase (CoaE) performs the final step in coenzyme A biosynthesis.): protein MLRVGLTGGIACGKTTVGEMLAKRGAHVIQADLIAHELMQPGQAVYEEVVQHFGREILEPDGKINRQKLATLAFATDVAGSRVQELNRVVHPAVIKRQEEWMEEVGRRERDAIVVVEAALIVEAGVSKRFDKLLVVTCRPEQRSERLAKRLHWDAERARAEVARRMAAQTPEEEKVQAADFVIDNSGTLAETEKQVERVFRELQIVAARR from the coding sequence GTGCTGCGCGTCGGCCTGACCGGCGGGATCGCATGCGGCAAGACGACAGTAGGCGAGATGCTAGCCAAACGCGGCGCCCACGTGATCCAAGCCGACCTCATCGCCCACGAACTGATGCAGCCAGGACAAGCGGTATATGAGGAAGTGGTCCAGCATTTCGGACGCGAAATCCTCGAACCGGACGGGAAAATTAACCGGCAGAAGCTGGCGACCCTGGCATTTGCCACTGATGTCGCCGGGTCGCGCGTGCAGGAACTGAATCGCGTTGTGCACCCGGCGGTGATTAAGCGCCAGGAAGAATGGATGGAAGAGGTCGGAAGGCGGGAGCGGGACGCGATCGTGGTAGTAGAAGCGGCCCTGATTGTGGAGGCGGGAGTCTCCAAGCGCTTCGACAAGCTCCTGGTGGTCACCTGCCGGCCGGAACAGCGCAGCGAAAGGCTCGCCAAAAGACTGCATTGGGACGCGGAGAGGGCCCGAGCAGAGGTGGCGCGTCGCATGGCGGCGCAGACACCCGAAGAAGAGAAGGTGCAAGCCGCGGATTTCGTGATTGACAACTCGGGAACGTTGGCGGAAACCGAGAAGCAGGTCGAACGAGTCTTTCGGGAGCTGCAAATAGTGGCCGCGCGCCGGTAG
- a CDS encoding trypsin-like peptidase domain-containing protein, with the protein MRLLRPIIFALLIAGAFYYFTTHGRGRITAANWIANPSKVEITEAAGPEGVDAEEQNNISVYRKNIPAVVNITSRALTFDFFYGVMPQEGQGSGFVIDKEGHILTNYHVVADAQEVDVTMHNRKKYRAKVVGKDPTHDLAVLQISAPNLVSAVLGDAQNLQVGQKVYAIGNPFGLNGTLTTGIVSSIRSVREPNGATIDKAIQTDAAINPGNSGGPLLNSHGDVIGINTMILGSTGQSSGIGFAIPINTAKAVLNDLVTLGRVRRPALGIRSLPIGPELAAELGLPADNGVLIIQVVPGGAAERAGLRGGSERAYLGNTPIMLGGDLIVGIDGKDIIDQQDLSDVMNQHRAGDTVRVSIFRGKRKMEVPVTLGEADRQT; encoded by the coding sequence ATGCGCTTGTTACGACCCATCATCTTCGCCCTGCTGATCGCAGGAGCGTTCTACTACTTCACCACCCACGGACGAGGCCGGATAACCGCAGCGAACTGGATAGCGAATCCGAGCAAAGTGGAGATCACCGAGGCAGCGGGGCCGGAAGGCGTCGACGCCGAAGAGCAAAACAACATCTCGGTATATCGCAAGAACATACCGGCGGTGGTCAACATTACGTCACGGGCGCTGACCTTTGACTTCTTTTACGGAGTGATGCCGCAGGAAGGCCAGGGTTCTGGATTCGTAATTGACAAGGAAGGACATATCCTCACCAACTACCACGTGGTGGCGGACGCGCAAGAAGTGGACGTCACCATGCACAATCGCAAGAAGTATCGCGCCAAGGTGGTGGGCAAGGATCCGACGCATGACTTGGCGGTCCTGCAGATTTCCGCACCGAATCTGGTATCCGCGGTGCTGGGTGATGCGCAGAATCTTCAGGTCGGACAGAAGGTGTACGCCATCGGAAACCCATTCGGCTTGAATGGAACCTTGACCACCGGGATTGTGAGCTCAATCCGTTCAGTGCGCGAGCCCAACGGAGCCACGATTGATAAGGCGATCCAGACGGATGCCGCCATAAATCCGGGAAATTCGGGCGGGCCGCTGCTGAATTCTCACGGTGATGTAATCGGGATCAATACCATGATCCTCGGCTCGACTGGGCAAAGCTCAGGTATTGGCTTTGCGATTCCTATTAACACTGCGAAGGCGGTGCTCAATGACTTGGTAACTCTGGGCCGAGTGCGTCGGCCGGCGTTGGGCATCCGCAGCTTGCCGATCGGGCCGGAACTGGCGGCAGAATTGGGACTTCCCGCCGACAACGGCGTGTTGATCATCCAGGTAGTTCCGGGAGGAGCAGCAGAGCGAGCGGGGTTGCGGGGCGGAAGCGAGCGGGCTTATCTCGGAAACACCCCGATCATGCTGGGCGGGGATTTGATTGTGGGTATAGACGGGAAAGACATCATTGATCAGCAGGACCTCTCCGACGTAATGAACCAGCATCGCGCAGGAGACACGGTGCGAGTGAGCATCTTCCGCGGAAAGCGGAAAATGGAAGTCCCCGTCACTTTGGGGGAAGCGGACCGGCAAACCTAA
- a CDS encoding plastocyanin/azurin family copper-binding protein encodes MKSTILVAIAFLLATGLFASAGTLSGNVKAGAGPTVVYLETLVKQSFPPPTTAYKVDQKGMKFIPDMLVIPQGATVEFLNNDNDAHNVSWLAVGGDRRLARNLGTFPRGQTASWKFDHPGAIHIVCNRHSDMLATIIVTPTPYFAQPDQILGDYFIQNVPDGQYKLTVWHNGKTTTKDVTVAGNTKADLALTQ; translated from the coding sequence ATGAAAAGCACTATTCTGGTAGCAATTGCTTTCTTACTCGCAACCGGTCTGTTTGCCAGTGCTGGAACCCTAAGCGGCAATGTGAAGGCTGGCGCCGGGCCGACGGTTGTATATCTGGAAACTTTGGTAAAGCAGTCATTCCCCCCGCCTACCACGGCCTACAAAGTAGACCAGAAGGGCATGAAGTTCATCCCCGACATGCTGGTCATCCCACAAGGAGCTACGGTCGAATTTCTAAACAATGACAATGACGCGCACAATGTAAGCTGGCTGGCAGTCGGAGGCGACAGGAGATTGGCCCGCAATCTCGGAACGTTCCCGAGAGGGCAGACGGCGTCGTGGAAATTTGATCACCCCGGGGCGATCCATATTGTGTGCAATCGCCACTCCGATATGCTGGCGACCATCATTGTTACGCCCACCCCATACTTCGCGCAGCCGGACCAGATCCTGGGCGACTACTTCATCCAGAATGTGCCCGATGGGCAGTACAAGCTGACGGTATGGCACAACGGCAAGACCACGACCAAGGACGTGACCGTGGCTGGAAATACGAAGGCCGATTTAGCCCTAACCCAGTAG
- the ggt gene encoding gamma-glutamyltransferase: protein MRSHCKLLTALLLMLVAGAAPRPLVASMQPAHASHAMVVSVHGLASQAGVEVLRKGGNAVDAAVATGFALAVVHPDAGNIGGGGFMLIRMADGATHFLDYREKAPAKATANMYLDAQGNVIPGASIVGYKAVGVPGSVAGMAAAEKKYGKLTLAEVMAPAVRLARQGFALTWAEADGMHDQDLGKFPESRRIFQRDGNYYTAGEVFRQPELANTLERIARNPDDFYHGEIARQLAAAVQKGGGLITAEDLAAYQVKERTPIQGSYRGYEIIGAPPPSSGGIALVEMLNILEGYDLSKLGRGSAATLHLTTEAFRRAFFDRAEFLGDPDFSKIPVPQLVDKRYGAAWRATLDPLHATLSADLKRPAEFNELERYAASHPQPLASREPDQTTHYSVVDAAGNAVAVTTTLNDDFGSRVTVPGLGFLLNDEMDDFSSKPGVPNIYGLIQGPANAIGPGKRPLSAMTPTIVLRDGKLFLVLGSPGGPRIITTVANILMGMVDYGMNIQEAVNAPRFHHQWLPDTVYLEKGFSPDTVSLLGKMGHKVEQEDYWSDGECIAIDPKTGERLGATDERNATGKAVGY, encoded by the coding sequence ATGAGATCCCATTGCAAGTTATTGACTGCGCTGCTGCTAATGCTGGTGGCCGGGGCTGCGCCGCGACCGCTGGTCGCATCCATGCAGCCGGCGCACGCGAGCCACGCTATGGTGGTGAGCGTTCATGGGCTGGCGTCGCAAGCTGGAGTTGAGGTACTGCGCAAAGGTGGCAATGCAGTGGATGCCGCGGTAGCTACGGGTTTCGCGCTCGCGGTGGTGCATCCTGACGCAGGAAACATCGGCGGGGGCGGCTTCATGCTGATCCGCATGGCAGATGGCGCTACTCACTTTTTGGATTACCGCGAGAAGGCGCCGGCCAAAGCCACCGCCAACATGTACCTGGACGCGCAAGGGAACGTCATTCCCGGCGCCAGCATCGTCGGCTATAAAGCTGTGGGAGTACCCGGGTCGGTCGCAGGAATGGCGGCCGCAGAAAAGAAATATGGAAAGTTGACCTTGGCGGAGGTAATGGCTCCAGCCGTCCGGCTTGCCCGCCAGGGATTTGCTTTGACCTGGGCGGAAGCCGATGGCATGCACGACCAGGATTTAGGAAAATTCCCGGAGTCGCGGCGGATCTTCCAGCGGGACGGCAATTACTACACAGCCGGCGAAGTCTTCCGGCAACCCGAGTTGGCGAACACACTGGAGCGGATTGCCCGGAACCCAGACGATTTTTACCACGGAGAAATCGCGCGGCAGCTTGCGGCAGCGGTACAAAAGGGCGGCGGGCTGATTACCGCTGAGGACCTGGCGGCTTATCAGGTGAAGGAGCGGACGCCGATCCAAGGCAGCTATCGCGGGTACGAGATCATTGGCGCTCCGCCTCCGTCCTCGGGTGGAATTGCACTGGTGGAAATGCTGAACATTCTGGAAGGCTACGACCTTTCCAAGCTGGGGCGCGGCTCAGCAGCCACGTTGCACCTGACAACAGAGGCCTTTCGACGGGCATTCTTTGATCGCGCCGAGTTTTTGGGCGACCCTGATTTTTCGAAGATCCCGGTGCCACAACTGGTGGACAAACGTTATGGAGCGGCGTGGCGGGCGACGCTTGATCCGCTGCATGCTACGTTAAGCGCTGACTTGAAACGCCCAGCAGAATTCAATGAACTGGAGCGCTATGCGGCCTCTCATCCGCAGCCACTTGCCAGTCGCGAGCCTGACCAGACTACCCATTATTCTGTGGTGGACGCGGCGGGAAATGCGGTTGCGGTGACCACCACGTTGAATGATGATTTTGGGTCGAGGGTCACGGTGCCGGGTTTGGGTTTCTTGCTCAACGACGAGATGGACGATTTCTCGTCCAAGCCCGGCGTGCCGAATATTTATGGGTTGATTCAAGGGCCGGCAAACGCGATTGGCCCCGGCAAGCGTCCGCTTTCGGCAATGACCCCGACCATCGTGCTGAGGGACGGCAAACTGTTTCTGGTGCTGGGGTCGCCGGGAGGTCCGCGGATTATTACGACCGTTGCCAATATTCTTATGGGGATGGTTGATTACGGCATGAATATTCAAGAGGCCGTGAATGCACCCCGCTTCCACCATCAGTGGTTGCCGGACACGGTTTACCTGGAGAAGGGCTTTTCGCCAGATACGGTCAGCCTGCTGGGGAAAATGGGCCACAAAGTGGAGCAAGAAGACTACTGGAGCGACGGTGAGTGCATCGCGATTGACCCGAAGACGGGCGAGCGCTTGGGCGCGACGGACGAGCGGAATGCGACCGGCAAAGCGGTGGGGTATTGA
- a CDS encoding sugar phosphate isomerase/epimerase family protein yields MLRAMSTYVYVKQRLHPGLLETLTRGGAQAIEIFAARQHLDYANRKSHVREIAQWFQSTGVPLNSVHSPMFSDYDFGRSGSPPVNIADTDRARRIEAMDEIKRALEIAEQIPFRFLVQHIGNGGEEFSDKKMEAAMTSIEHLRAFAKPLGVQILVENIPNELSTPEKLVEFIRASHLEDVGVCFDVGHAHLAGGVVQAFEILKDHIRSTHVHDNAGDRDSHLWPTEGSIDWTEAMGALGSAPQVPPLLMEIDGEDKTDVSKQMSEAFRTLEQAAGRA; encoded by the coding sequence ATGCTGAGAGCGATGTCCACGTACGTTTACGTAAAGCAGCGGCTGCATCCTGGGCTGCTGGAAACGCTGACCCGTGGTGGCGCGCAGGCGATTGAAATCTTTGCCGCCCGCCAGCATCTCGACTATGCCAACCGCAAGTCGCATGTTCGCGAGATCGCACAGTGGTTCCAAAGCACCGGCGTGCCCTTGAACTCAGTCCACTCCCCCATGTTCTCCGATTACGACTTCGGGCGCAGCGGCTCGCCGCCGGTGAATATCGCCGACACTGACCGCGCACGGCGTATTGAGGCGATGGATGAGATCAAGCGGGCCCTGGAGATAGCCGAGCAGATCCCGTTTCGCTTCCTGGTGCAACACATCGGGAATGGCGGCGAGGAGTTCAGCGACAAGAAAATGGAAGCCGCGATGACTTCCATCGAGCATCTGCGCGCCTTCGCGAAGCCGCTTGGAGTACAGATTCTAGTGGAGAACATTCCAAACGAACTCTCCACACCCGAGAAGCTGGTGGAGTTTATCCGCGCCAGCCATCTCGAGGATGTAGGAGTGTGCTTTGATGTCGGACACGCGCATCTCGCAGGCGGGGTGGTGCAGGCCTTTGAAATCCTGAAGGACCATATTCGATCCACGCATGTGCACGATAATGCCGGCGACCGCGATTCGCACCTTTGGCCCACGGAAGGGAGCATTGATTGGACGGAGGCCATGGGTGCGCTGGGCTCGGCTCCGCAAGTGCCGCCCTTACTGATGGAAATTGATGGGGAAGATAAGACCGACGTGTCTAAGCAAATGAGCGAGGCCTTCCGCACATTGGAACAGGCGGCGGGCAGAGCGTAG